One genomic segment of uncultured Fibrobacter sp. includes these proteins:
- a CDS encoding FISUMP domain-containing protein gives MKKIFALLVVAVLFVACGDESSSSAPDPIGEISSSSNEEPGSSSSVAEKNSSSSVSGKNSSSSVVESSSSEFVLKYCDEGSLDTLYQENRAVYAHCEDGFWETDSIVYKPKEKVYPNMDSLFASDYEPVYSEFEDPRDHQVYKTVILSESYGSADKIEVFAQNLNYGVMIDSSKRMLDDTKVEKHCELNDEWFCDNGWGGQYTWSEAMALPAKYDTLFWKESLEGDKQIHQGICPDGWHIMNGYEWRTYTSSAGLDLASKSNWKLKKIGANSSGMSVLFKMKAYDVSVMQAYFLLPKESSKIGTFAVTITEQSVWLGDDDHIGKHIPYSIRCVKDY, from the coding sequence GTGAAAAAGATTTTTGCGCTGTTGGTTGTTGCGGTTTTGTTTGTCGCCTGCGGTGATGAATCTAGTAGCTCCGCTCCCGATCCAATCGGTGAAATCTCGTCGAGTAGCAATGAGGAGCCTGGTTCCAGTTCTTCTGTAGCGGAAAAGAATTCTTCTAGTTCCGTAAGCGGTAAGAATAGTAGCTCGTCGGTGGTTGAGTCAAGTAGTAGCGAATTCGTATTGAAATACTGCGATGAAGGTTCTTTAGATACGTTGTATCAGGAGAATCGTGCCGTATATGCTCATTGTGAAGATGGCTTTTGGGAGACTGATTCCATCGTTTACAAACCTAAGGAAAAAGTTTACCCCAATATGGATAGCTTGTTTGCTTCGGATTATGAACCTGTTTATAGTGAATTCGAAGATCCTCGAGATCATCAAGTGTATAAAACAGTTATTTTGTCGGAATCGTATGGTTCTGCAGATAAAATAGAAGTTTTTGCTCAGAACTTGAACTATGGTGTGATGATTGATTCTAGTAAGCGAATGCTTGATGATACTAAGGTGGAAAAACATTGTGAACTGAATGACGAGTGGTTCTGCGATAATGGGTGGGGAGGTCAGTATACTTGGAGCGAAGCGATGGCTTTGCCTGCAAAATATGATACGCTGTTTTGGAAAGAGTCTTTAGAAGGTGATAAGCAAATCCATCAGGGGATTTGTCCGGATGGATGGCATATTATGAATGGTTATGAATGGAGAACCTATACGTCGAGTGCAGGGTTAGATCTTGCATCAAAATCAAATTGGAAATTGAAAAAGATCGGGGCTAATTCATCTGGAATGTCTGTTTTGTTTAAGATGAAGGCTTATGACGTTAGCGTGATGCAGGCTTATTTTTTGCTGCCTAAGGAATCTAGTAAAATTGGAACATTCGCGGTCACCATTACTGAGCAAAGTGTTTGGCTTGGGGATGATGATCATATTGGAAAACATATCCCTTATAGCATTCGTTGCGTAAAGGATTACTAA